In Pseudoxanthomonas indica, the following are encoded in one genomic region:
- a CDS encoding helix-turn-helix transcriptional regulator, with translation MNAAANSGLLRLSQIVNQPAKGTRPARAGIVPVSAATWWQWVKAGRAPAAIKLSPGVTVWREADVRALIDHAAANVDHAQGAA, from the coding sequence TTGAACGCCGCTGCGAACTCCGGCCTTCTGCGTCTTTCGCAGATCGTCAACCAACCCGCCAAGGGAACCCGACCAGCACGCGCTGGCATCGTCCCAGTAAGTGCCGCCACGTGGTGGCAGTGGGTCAAGGCGGGCAGGGCGCCTGCTGCGATCAAGCTCAGCCCCGGTGTGACCGTGTGGCGCGAGGCTGATGTGCGTGCGCTGATCGACCACGCCGCGGCCAATGTCGACCATGCCCAAGGTGCCGCATGA
- a CDS encoding HNH endonuclease signature motif containing protein — protein MTRRKSTTASTPQRLSTSRRPRSSTTLAGGCLRASPGPNEGLGFGVSPTAIWNLRLYLYPARGYVTDPKAGKVYGRLGKEVGGVGPDGYMRTGRVQPGDEQYIHRFIWSSVHGDIPPGMCIDHKNGQRADNRIANLRLVTPAQNAHYACLRGSIATGEDKPNAVLTAKLVQSIRASQKSNKDWATELGVAATTVRDARSGKSWRHVRPCPRMRAKRRPRSR, from the coding sequence ATGACCCGTCGCAAGTCCACCACCGCGAGCACCCCTCAGCGCCTCAGCACGAGCCGCCGACCCCGCAGCAGCACCACCCTCGCGGGCGGGTGTCTGCGCGCGTCTCCTGGGCCAAATGAGGGCTTGGGCTTCGGGGTTTCTCCCACGGCTATCTGGAATCTGCGCCTATACCTTTATCCGGCGCGGGGGTATGTCACCGACCCGAAAGCCGGAAAAGTCTACGGCCGGCTGGGGAAGGAAGTTGGCGGAGTCGGCCCTGACGGCTACATGCGTACCGGAAGGGTGCAACCCGGGGATGAGCAGTACATCCATCGTTTCATCTGGTCATCAGTACACGGTGACATACCGCCCGGCATGTGCATCGACCACAAGAACGGACAGCGGGCGGACAACCGTATCGCGAACTTACGTTTGGTCACTCCAGCGCAGAACGCGCACTACGCGTGCCTTCGTGGATCCATTGCGACAGGAGAGGACAAGCCGAACGCCGTACTGACCGCAAAGCTCGTCCAGTCGATCCGCGCGAGCCAGAAATCCAACAAGGACTGGGCTACCGAGTTGGGCGTGGCTGCCACGACAGTTCGAGACGCTCGTTCTGGCAAGAGCTGGCGGCACGTCAGGCCGTGTCCACGAATGCGCGCCAAAAGGCGACCACGTTCCAGATAA
- a CDS encoding PAS domain-containing sensor histidine kinase: MPSTPPSIDEKEVQQMLWQFVQRTQDYVVLLLDSAGTITWANEGAGVVLGASADELRGMNFSHFFTEADIKNGIPDHELEVALTSGSASDDRWMERMDHSRFWASGMAVYLGGDCEGCAYLKLFRDLTVVRMQLETDRKRRRSAVQAADNMSGAIAVLAHELRNPLAGIALATDLLDSRIPEEVDVARPMSGLNENLKLASRLIDDLLQHSRITAARFRLDRSPCTLRDLLTSSAQIAQRQVGQENRNVHVLVPKAEIEMHIDGMRMQQVFVNLIANALRYTPNPGRIWVTGTVEGLEVVTRVTDEGRGIAPEQLSHLFDLFTDSRVKGTKLGLGLGLAVVKKTVELHGGSVQAKSEGRGKGSQFVVRFPAHE, translated from the coding sequence ATGCCCTCGACACCGCCGAGCATAGACGAGAAAGAAGTCCAGCAGATGCTGTGGCAGTTCGTGCAGCGGACTCAAGATTACGTTGTGCTGCTTCTCGATAGCGCCGGAACTATCACGTGGGCAAACGAAGGTGCTGGCGTTGTCCTGGGCGCAAGCGCTGACGAGCTTAGGGGAATGAATTTCTCGCACTTCTTCACCGAGGCTGATATCAAGAACGGCATACCAGACCACGAGTTAGAGGTCGCACTCACGAGCGGATCAGCGTCCGACGACCGTTGGATGGAACGAATGGACCATTCCAGATTTTGGGCTTCAGGAATGGCTGTGTATTTGGGCGGCGACTGCGAAGGATGCGCCTATCTGAAATTGTTTCGCGACTTAACCGTAGTTCGTATGCAGCTGGAGACCGACCGGAAGCGCAGGCGGTCAGCCGTACAGGCTGCCGACAATATGAGCGGTGCCATCGCTGTTCTGGCTCACGAACTACGCAATCCTCTGGCGGGCATTGCGCTGGCCACGGACTTGCTCGATTCCCGGATTCCCGAAGAGGTTGACGTCGCGCGACCCATGTCAGGGCTAAATGAGAACCTGAAGTTGGCCAGCCGGCTAATTGACGACCTGCTTCAGCACAGTCGGATAACTGCTGCGCGATTTCGCCTCGACCGAAGCCCGTGCACCCTGCGTGATCTACTAACGTCGTCGGCACAAATCGCGCAGCGCCAAGTCGGACAAGAGAATCGAAATGTCCATGTGCTCGTTCCCAAGGCCGAAATAGAGATGCACATCGACGGCATGAGAATGCAGCAGGTCTTCGTTAACCTGATAGCCAATGCCTTGCGCTATACCCCCAACCCGGGGCGAATCTGGGTCACAGGCACCGTCGAAGGACTAGAAGTTGTAACTCGTGTGACAGATGAAGGAAGAGGAATAGCACCGGAGCAACTATCCCATCTGTTTGACCTCTTCACGGACTCCAGGGTCAAGGGAACCAAACTTGGACTCGGCTTAGGGCTGGCGGTCGTGAAGAAGACGGTAGAACTGCACGGCGGCTCAGTGCAGGCTAAGAGCGAAGGTCGGGGAAAGGGCAGCCAGTTCGTTGTCCGATTTCCTGCGCACGAATGA
- a CDS encoding helix-turn-helix transcriptional regulator, whose product MTAPLPDFIRLRELVNHPARNGKPATKGIVPMAQSAWLRGVARNEYPAPVKLGPGITAWRGQDIQALLDRWSGKGGGE is encoded by the coding sequence ATGACTGCGCCGCTCCCTGACTTCATCCGCCTTCGCGAGCTGGTCAACCACCCGGCGCGCAACGGCAAGCCGGCAACCAAGGGCATCGTGCCGATGGCACAGAGCGCCTGGCTGCGTGGCGTTGCCCGGAACGAGTACCCGGCCCCGGTAAAGCTCGGCCCAGGTATCACGGCTTGGCGTGGCCAGGACATCCAGGCATTGCTGGACCGCTGGAGCGGGAAAGGCGGTGGCGAATGA